From the Primulina tabacum isolate GXHZ01 chromosome 3, ASM2559414v2, whole genome shotgun sequence genome, one window contains:
- the LOC142539747 gene encoding protein OVEREXPRESSOR OF CATIONIC PEROXIDASE 3, with protein sequence MAATTLGISIAIPGSGSRKKSVFSGHPKSIRFNQSPPSHTAVVSLSRRRRNNANPPAPVKEIHKETLRERNLEGDDEIDEDAFDALFSQLEEDLKNDGLIGEDGDDDFLSEEELAKLEHELAEALEDDELLEALVSIGDGDNHNEDDKEESDNLDDDEAKDEEEESPIKLKNWQSRRLAYALKNGRRKTSIKNLAADLCLDRAVVLKLLRDPPSNLVMLSAALPDKPVSTSMELEEKIEETVPSKPTPQTTKPKAEVKLPVHEMRNNWSARKRLKKVQIETLELVYGRTKRPTNSMISSIVFLTNLPRKRVVKWFEDKRAEDEVPDKRLPFRRSASQTVFTS encoded by the exons ATGGCGGCCACAACTCTTGGGATATCCATTGCAATCCCGGGTAGTGGTTCGCGTAAAAAGTCTGTCTTTTCAGGCCATCCTAAAAGCATCCGATTCAATCAGTCTCCTCCTTCACATACCGCCGTCGTTAGTTTGTCTAGACGCCGGAGAAACAACGCCAACCCTCCCGCCCCTGTTAAGGAAATACACAAG GAAACTTTGAGAGAGAGAAATCTGGAAGGAGATGATGAAATAGATGAAGACGCTTTCGATGCACTATTTAGTCAGCTGGAAGAAGATTTGAAAAACGATGGTTTAATTGGTGAAGATGGCGACGATGACTTCTTAAGTGAGGAAGAACTTGCAAAACTCGAGCACGAACTAGCCGAGGCTCTGGAGGACGATGAGCTTCTTGAGGCATTAGTCTCCATCGGCGATGGAGACAACCATAATGAAGACGACAAAGAAGAATCTGATAATCTGGATGATGATGAGGCGAAGGATGAAGAGGAGGAAAGCCCGATAAAGCTCAAGAATTGGCAATCCAGGAGATTGGCCTATGCTCTTAAAAATGGTCGGCGGAAGACTAGT ATAAAAAATCTTGCTGCTGATCTCTGTCTTGATAGAGCCGTTGTTCTTAAATTACTTCGTGACCCTCCTTCAAATCTCGTAATGCTGAGTGCAGCTTTGCCTGATAAACCTGTTTCAACAAGCATGGAACTTGAGGAGAAAATCGAGGAAACTGTTCCCTCGAAGCCGACACCACAAACTACAAAGCCTAAAGCTGAGGTGAAATTACCAGTTCATGAGATGCGAAACAACTGGTCTGCCCGAAAAAGACTGAAGAAAGTGCAAATAGAAACTCTTGAGCTAGTCTATGGACGAACAAAGCGCCCAACT AATTCGATGATTAGCAGCATTGTGTTTTTGACAAATCTGCCTCGGAAACGTGTGGTGAAATGGTTCGAAGACAAACGAGCTGAAGATGAGGTACCTGACAAACGCCTTCCATTTCGTCGATCCGCTTCTCAAACTGTCTTTACCAGTTAA